A DNA window from Streptomyces sp. 71268 contains the following coding sequences:
- the glnA gene encoding type I glutamate--ammonia ligase: protein MFQNGDDAKKFIADEDVKFVDVRFCDLPGVMQHFTIPAAVFDPSEELAFDGSSIRGFQAIHESDMALRADLSTARVDPFRRDKTLNINFFIHDPITGEQYSRDPRNIAKKAEAYLASTGIADTAFFGPEAEFYVFDNVRFNTTANESFYHIDSEAGAWNTGAVENNRGYKVRYKGGYFPAPPVDHFADLRAEISLELERAGLQVERQHHEVGTAGQAEINYKFNTLLAAADDLMLFKYIVKNVAWRNGKTATFMPKPIFGDNGSGMHVHQSLWTGGEPLFYDEQGYAGLSDTARYYIGGILKHAPSLLAFTNPTVNSYHRLVPGFEAPVNLVYSQRNRSAAMRIPITGSNPKAKRVEFRAPDPSSNPYLAFSALLLAGLDGVKNKIEPAEPIDKDLYELAPEEHAGVPQVPTSLPAVLDALEADNEYLQQGGVFTADLIETWIDYKRTQEIAPIQLRPHPHEFELYFDL from the coding sequence ATGTTCCAGAACGGCGACGACGCCAAGAAGTTCATCGCGGATGAGGACGTCAAGTTCGTGGACGTCCGCTTCTGCGACCTGCCTGGCGTGATGCAGCACTTCACCATCCCGGCGGCGGTGTTCGACCCCTCCGAAGAGCTCGCCTTCGACGGTTCCTCGATCCGCGGCTTCCAGGCGATCCACGAGTCCGACATGGCGCTGCGCGCGGACCTGAGCACGGCGCGCGTCGACCCGTTCCGCCGGGACAAGACGCTCAACATCAACTTCTTCATCCACGACCCGATCACGGGCGAGCAGTACAGCCGCGACCCGCGCAACATCGCCAAGAAGGCCGAGGCGTACCTGGCCTCCACCGGCATCGCGGACACCGCGTTCTTCGGCCCCGAGGCCGAGTTCTACGTCTTCGACAACGTGCGCTTCAACACCACCGCGAACGAGTCCTTCTACCACATCGACTCCGAGGCCGGCGCCTGGAACACCGGCGCGGTGGAGAACAACCGCGGCTACAAGGTGCGCTACAAGGGCGGCTACTTCCCGGCCCCGCCGGTGGACCACTTCGCCGACCTGCGCGCTGAGATCTCCCTTGAGCTGGAGCGGGCCGGCCTCCAGGTCGAGCGCCAGCACCACGAGGTCGGCACCGCCGGCCAGGCCGAGATCAACTACAAGTTCAACACGCTGCTGGCCGCGGCCGACGACCTGATGCTCTTCAAGTACATCGTGAAGAACGTCGCCTGGCGCAACGGCAAGACCGCCACCTTCATGCCCAAGCCGATCTTCGGCGACAACGGCTCCGGCATGCACGTCCACCAGTCGCTGTGGACGGGCGGCGAGCCCCTCTTCTACGACGAGCAGGGTTACGCGGGCCTCTCGGACACCGCCCGCTACTACATCGGCGGCATCCTCAAGCACGCCCCGTCGCTGCTGGCCTTCACCAACCCGACGGTGAACTCCTACCACCGCCTGGTCCCCGGCTTCGAGGCCCCGGTCAACCTGGTCTACTCGCAGCGCAACCGCTCCGCCGCCATGCGCATCCCGATCACGGGCTCCAACCCGAAGGCCAAGCGCGTCGAGTTCCGCGCCCCGGACCCGTCCTCCAACCCGTACCTGGCGTTCTCGGCGCTCCTCCTCGCGGGCCTGGACGGCGTGAAGAACAAGATCGAGCCGGCCGAGCCGATCGACAAGGACCTCTACGAGCTGGCCCCCGAGGAGCACGCGGGCGTCCCCCAGGTCCCCACCTCCCTGCCGGCCGTCCTGGACGCCCTCGAGGCCGACAACGAGTACCTGCAACAGGGCGGCGTCTTCACGGCGGACCTGATCGAGACCTGGATCGACTACAAGCGCACCCAGGAAATCGCCCCGATCCAGCTCCGGCCGCACCCGCACGAGTTCGAGCTGTACTTCGACCTGTAA
- a CDS encoding RDD family protein: protein MDNRQVIGSWLSGPRAAAEEMGVDFGYRGERLGLPRDGRGAVAPPGRRMLALLVDWGLCLLIAYGLIADRDAASAGNWALPVFLVMSLLTVGTLGCTPGKMLLRIRVVDLSGNRLSLPRTLLRCVLLSLVVPAVIWDRDSRGLHDRAAGAVQVRL, encoded by the coding sequence GTGGATAACAGGCAAGTAATTGGCTCGTGGCTCTCCGGGCCCCGCGCGGCGGCCGAGGAGATGGGCGTCGACTTCGGCTACCGGGGTGAACGGCTCGGCCTGCCCCGCGACGGACGGGGCGCCGTCGCCCCGCCCGGCCGGCGCATGCTCGCCCTCCTCGTCGACTGGGGGCTGTGTCTCCTCATCGCGTACGGGCTGATCGCCGACCGCGACGCGGCGTCGGCCGGGAACTGGGCGCTGCCCGTCTTCCTGGTGATGTCCCTGCTCACCGTGGGCACGCTGGGCTGCACGCCGGGCAAGATGCTGCTGCGCATCCGCGTCGTCGACCTGAGCGGCAACCGGCTCTCGCTGCCGCGTACCCTGCTGCGCTGCGTCCTGCTCAGCCTGGTCGTCCCGGCCGTCATCTGGGACCGCGACTCCCGTGGCCTGCACGACCGGGCCGCGGGCGCCGTCCAGGTCCGCCTGTAG
- a CDS encoding DUF4191 domain-containing protein produces the protein MARKETSENPGRLKQIALTYKMTKKVDSKVGLVVAAVGIITFGVFLAIGLWIDHPILLGILGFVLAFLAMAIIFGRRAERAAFGQMEGQPGAAAAVLENVGRGWSVTPAVAMNRNQDVIHRAVGKAGIVLVAEGNPNRLRSMLAAEKKRMARIVADVPVHDVMVGNGEGEVPISKLRTKLLKLPRVLPGAQVTAVNDRLRALGDLMSNMPIPKGPMPKNLRMPKGR, from the coding sequence ATGGCGAGGAAGGAAACATCCGAGAACCCCGGGCGGCTGAAACAGATCGCCCTGACCTACAAGATGACCAAGAAGGTCGACTCGAAGGTCGGTCTTGTCGTCGCGGCTGTGGGCATCATCACGTTCGGTGTCTTCCTCGCGATCGGCCTGTGGATCGACCATCCGATCCTGTTGGGCATCCTGGGCTTCGTGCTGGCCTTCCTCGCGATGGCCATCATCTTCGGCCGACGGGCGGAGCGCGCGGCCTTCGGGCAGATGGAGGGCCAGCCGGGCGCGGCGGCCGCCGTACTGGAGAACGTGGGCCGTGGCTGGTCGGTGACGCCGGCCGTGGCCATGAACCGCAACCAGGACGTCATCCACCGCGCCGTCGGCAAGGCCGGCATCGTGCTGGTCGCCGAGGGCAACCCGAACCGGCTGCGGTCGATGCTGGCGGCCGAGAAGAAGCGCATGGCCCGCATCGTGGCCGACGTGCCGGTGCACGACGTGATGGTCGGCAACGGCGAGGGCGAGGTTCCGATCAGCAAGCTCCGGACCAAGCTGCTGAAGCTGCCGCGGGTGCTCCCCGGCGCGCAGGTCACCGCGGTCAACGACCGCCTCAGGGCGCTCGGTGACCTGATGAGCAACATGCCGATCCCCAAGGGCCCCATGCCGAAGAACCTGCGCATGCCGAAGGGTCGCTAG
- the lipA gene encoding lipoyl synthase, with the protein MSAVAPDGRKMLRLEVRNSQTPIERKPEWIKTRAKMGPEYNQLQKLVKTEGLHTVCQEAGCPNIFECWEDREATFLIGGDQCTRRCDFCQIDTGKPQALDRDEPRRVAESVQQMELRYATITGVARDDLEDGGAWLYAETVRQIHAAMPDTGVELLIPDFNAEPAALAEVFSSRPEVLAHNVETVPRIFRRIRPGFRYERSLEVITKAREAGLVTKSNLILGMGEERAEISEALHDLYEAGCELITITQYLRPTPRHHPVERWVKPQEFVELQEEAEEIGYAGVMSGPLVRSSYRAGRLYQQAIERRNAAVPAKTA; encoded by the coding sequence GTGTCCGCAGTCGCACCCGATGGACGCAAGATGTTGCGCCTGGAGGTCCGGAACAGCCAGACCCCCATCGAGCGCAAGCCCGAGTGGATCAAGACCCGGGCGAAGATGGGTCCCGAGTACAACCAGTTGCAGAAGCTGGTCAAGACCGAGGGCCTGCACACGGTGTGCCAGGAGGCTGGCTGTCCCAACATCTTCGAGTGCTGGGAGGACCGCGAGGCGACGTTCCTGATCGGCGGCGACCAGTGCACCCGGCGCTGTGACTTCTGCCAGATCGACACCGGCAAGCCGCAGGCGCTCGACCGCGACGAGCCCCGCCGGGTCGCGGAGTCCGTACAGCAGATGGAGCTGCGCTACGCCACCATCACCGGCGTCGCCCGCGACGACCTGGAGGACGGCGGCGCCTGGCTGTACGCGGAGACCGTGCGCCAGATCCACGCGGCGATGCCGGACACCGGCGTCGAACTCCTCATCCCGGACTTCAACGCCGAGCCCGCCGCCCTCGCCGAGGTCTTCTCCTCCCGGCCCGAGGTGCTCGCCCACAACGTCGAGACGGTGCCCCGCATCTTCCGGCGCATCCGCCCCGGCTTCCGCTACGAGCGCTCTCTTGAGGTCATCACCAAGGCCCGCGAGGCCGGCCTGGTCACCAAGTCCAACCTGATCCTGGGCATGGGCGAGGAGCGCGCGGAGATCAGCGAGGCGCTGCACGACCTGTACGAGGCGGGCTGCGAGCTGATCACCATCACGCAGTACCTGCGCCCCACCCCCCGCCACCACCCCGTCGAGCGCTGGGTGAAGCCGCAGGAGTTCGTGGAGCTGCAGGAGGAGGCGGAGGAGATCGGCTACGCCGGCGTCATGTCGGGCCCGCTGGTCCGCTCCTCCTACCGCGCGGGCCGGCTCTACCAGCAGGCCATCGAGCGGCGTAACGCGGCGGTCCCCGCCAAGACCGCCTGA
- the lipB gene encoding lipoyl(octanoyl) transferase LipB: MGLPQPHGDQSELRFVHLGFGADAVEYQEAWQEQRRVHSARFADEIPDTCLLLEHPEVYTAGRRTADNERPLDGTPVVDVDRGGKITWHGPGQLVGYPILKLPRPVDVIAHVRRLEEALLRTCAELGVETTRVEGRSGVWVLGDPVEQRPAIGGLDLDFDPRLTDEEFDARLNGPEYAPSNAGQRREDRKLAAIGVRIAKGVTMHGFSLNCNPDNTSFDRIVPCGIRDAGVTSLSHELGRDVTVLEVLPLVERHLADVLAESVPLPRAV, translated from the coding sequence ATGGGGCTTCCCCAGCCACACGGAGATCAGAGCGAGCTGCGCTTCGTCCACCTGGGATTCGGCGCGGACGCGGTCGAGTACCAGGAGGCTTGGCAAGAGCAGCGCCGGGTGCACTCGGCACGCTTCGCCGACGAGATCCCGGACACCTGCCTGCTCCTTGAGCACCCCGAGGTCTACACCGCGGGACGGCGCACGGCCGACAACGAACGCCCCCTGGACGGCACCCCCGTGGTGGACGTGGACCGCGGCGGCAAGATCACCTGGCACGGCCCCGGACAACTCGTCGGCTACCCCATCCTGAAGCTGCCGCGCCCGGTGGACGTGATCGCCCACGTACGGCGGCTGGAGGAGGCGCTGCTGCGCACCTGCGCGGAGCTGGGCGTGGAGACCACCCGCGTCGAGGGGCGCAGCGGCGTGTGGGTGCTCGGCGACCCGGTCGAGCAGCGCCCGGCCATCGGCGGCCTCGACCTGGACTTCGACCCGCGACTGACCGACGAGGAGTTCGACGCCCGGCTCAACGGCCCGGAGTACGCCCCCTCCAACGCGGGCCAGCGCCGCGAGGACCGCAAGCTGGCCGCCATCGGCGTACGCATCGCCAAGGGCGTGACCATGCACGGCTTCTCGCTGAACTGCAACCCGGACAACACGTCGTTCGACCGCATCGTGCCGTGCGGCATCCGCGACGCCGGCGTGACCTCCCTCTCCCACGAGCTGGGGCGCGACGTGACCGTCCTTGAGGTGCTCCCGCTGGTCGAGCGGCACCTGGCGGACGTGCTGGCCGAAAGCGTGCCGCTGCCCCGCGCTGTCTGA
- a CDS encoding regulator: protein MTERSPQHTPNRQLAALIAEAGFSHAGLARRVDQLGLEHGLDLRYDKTSVTRWLRGQQPRGTTPALIAEVFTRRLGRRLSAQDLGLDACAPVYAGLEFASSPEEAVDIVSGLWRKDSGSHSELRKIAFTPAGLVVPSRDWLIGRADDRVARGVPAPTRPGQPGPEGAGRPGVGAPRAGGPTPSGVGRGGAPGTPGGPGAGQPAVAGAAGAVAGVGNARVPLQNRVAVPRQRLTDRTDRGPGHRVTAGDIAALRSVGELFRALDHAYGGGHARQALVRYLEHEGEPMLRGSYGETIGRRLFAAIADLTRLAGWTSYDIAAHGLAQRYFVQALRLTQAAGDRAYGSYVLVTMSRQAVYLGHGREAVQLARVAQQGVGSGAPPVVQALLHAAEARGHAVLSEARACTASLARAERALETARPGDDVPYWARFFDESQLADDFGHCYRDLQQYRAAAQHAERSLQLRGAGFARSRVFCRVVLATARLGLGELEQACALGAEAAQQAAEMRSARAVEYVRDFERRLEPYRDAAPVRGYRERVAALG from the coding sequence ATGACGGAACGATCCCCGCAGCACACCCCCAACCGTCAGCTCGCCGCGCTTATCGCCGAGGCCGGTTTCTCGCACGCGGGCCTCGCCCGGCGAGTGGACCAGCTCGGGCTTGAGCACGGCCTTGACCTGCGATACGACAAGACGTCGGTAACGCGCTGGCTACGCGGGCAGCAGCCGCGTGGCACGACCCCGGCACTGATCGCCGAGGTCTTCACCCGCCGCCTCGGCAGGCGCCTGTCCGCCCAGGACCTCGGCCTCGACGCGTGCGCCCCGGTCTACGCGGGACTGGAGTTCGCGTCCTCGCCGGAGGAGGCGGTGGACATTGTCAGCGGACTGTGGCGGAAGGACTCCGGCAGCCACAGCGAACTACGGAAGATCGCCTTCACGCCGGCCGGTCTGGTGGTCCCCAGCCGGGACTGGCTGATCGGACGGGCCGACGACCGGGTGGCCCGCGGCGTCCCCGCCCCCACCAGGCCGGGCCAGCCAGGGCCCGAGGGCGCCGGCCGACCCGGCGTCGGCGCACCGCGCGCCGGCGGGCCCACCCCCAGCGGGGTCGGCCGTGGCGGCGCACCGGGCACACCCGGCGGGCCGGGCGCGGGACAGCCGGCGGTCGCCGGCGCCGCGGGCGCCGTGGCGGGCGTCGGCAACGCGCGCGTGCCGCTGCAGAACCGGGTCGCGGTGCCGCGCCAGCGGCTCACCGACCGCACCGACCGGGGCCCGGGCCACCGGGTCACCGCCGGCGACATCGCCGCGCTGCGCTCGGTCGGCGAACTCTTCCGGGCGCTGGACCACGCCTACGGCGGCGGCCACGCCCGGCAGGCGCTGGTGCGCTACCTGGAGCACGAGGGCGAGCCCATGCTGCGCGGCAGCTACGGCGAGACCATCGGGCGCCGCCTGTTCGCCGCCATCGCGGACCTGACCCGGCTGGCCGGCTGGACCTCGTACGACATCGCCGCGCACGGGCTGGCGCAGCGCTACTTCGTGCAGGCCCTGCGGCTGACCCAGGCCGCGGGGGACCGGGCGTACGGCAGCTACGTGCTGGTCACGATGAGCCGGCAGGCCGTCTACCTGGGCCACGGCCGGGAGGCGGTGCAGCTCGCGCGGGTGGCGCAACAGGGCGTGGGCTCCGGGGCGCCGCCGGTGGTGCAGGCGCTGTTGCACGCCGCCGAGGCGCGCGGGCACGCCGTCCTGTCCGAGGCCCGGGCCTGCACGGCGTCGCTGGCGCGGGCGGAACGGGCGCTGGAGACGGCGCGGCCGGGCGACGACGTGCCGTACTGGGCGCGCTTCTTCGACGAGTCGCAGCTCGCCGACGACTTCGGGCACTGCTACCGCGACCTCCAGCAGTACCGCGCCGCCGCCCAGCACGCGGAGCGCTCGCTCCAGCTCCGCGGCGCGGGGTTCGCGCGCAGCCGGGTGTTCTGCCGGGTGGTGCTGGCGACGGCCCGGCTCGGGCTCGGCGAGCTGGAGCAGGCGTGCGCGCTGGGCGCGGAGGCGGCCCAGCAGGCGGCGGAGATGCGCTCGGCGCGCGCGGTGGAGTACGTGCGCGACTTCGAGCGCCGGCTCGAACCGTACCGGGACGCGGCCCCGGTACGCGGGTACCGGGAGCGGGTGGCGGCCCTGGGGTGA
- a CDS encoding FAD-dependent oxidoreductase, with amino-acid sequence MLGSARHTDVVIVGAGLAGLAAAHQLTSAGLTVRVLEAEPRVGGRMTTDDIDGFRLDRTGEFLNTSFPELRRTPGLGELPLRPLSPGVLVHGEGRTHRMGEPRGAGGAFTTARALATAARAPRAGGLDQARLGAALSRLAAVPTHRLLARPERPTAASLTVRGLPSRTIDGFLRPLLTALLSDPELITSSRCADLALRGYARGRLSLAAGGAAAVPELLAALLPPGTVRTGVRAVSTSTTRVATAEHGELSCRSVVVATGAKAAADLLPGLRLPAFHPVTVLHYAAPSAPLREPALVLAGDRRGPVAYTMVASEVDPARSRPGQALVTAVALGAAATEPAGTLERAARGQLARVYATSTRDWRLLAAFPDPYAVPAMPAPHDLRRPVRLLHGLYVCGDHRDTSSAQGALHSGRRAAREVLRDFGLNPGCDATPLSAAA; translated from the coding sequence GTGCTCGGCAGCGCACGCCACACGGACGTCGTCATCGTCGGGGCCGGTCTGGCCGGCCTCGCCGCGGCTCACCAACTGACCAGCGCCGGGCTGACGGTGCGGGTCCTGGAGGCCGAACCCAGGGTCGGCGGGCGCATGACGACCGACGACATCGACGGATTCCGGCTCGACCGCACCGGCGAGTTCCTCAACACCTCCTTCCCCGAGCTGCGGCGCACGCCGGGGCTCGGGGAGCTGCCCCTGCGCCCGCTGTCGCCCGGCGTGCTGGTGCACGGCGAGGGCCGCACGCACCGGATGGGCGAGCCGCGCGGCGCCGGCGGCGCGTTCACCACGGCGCGCGCGCTGGCGACGGCGGCCCGCGCGCCGCGCGCCGGCGGGCTCGACCAAGCCCGGCTCGGCGCCGCCCTCAGCCGGCTCGCGGCGGTGCCAACGCACCGGCTCCTCGCGCGCCCCGAGCGCCCGACCGCCGCGTCCCTGACGGTCCGTGGGCTGCCCTCGCGCACCATCGACGGCTTCCTGCGCCCCCTGCTGACGGCGCTGCTCTCCGACCCGGAGCTGATCACCTCAAGCCGCTGCGCCGATCTGGCGCTGCGCGGATACGCGCGCGGCCGGCTGTCGCTGGCCGCGGGCGGCGCCGCCGCGGTCCCGGAGCTGCTGGCGGCCCTGCTGCCGCCCGGGACGGTGCGCACCGGCGTACGCGCCGTCTCCACCTCCACCACCCGGGTGGCCACCGCCGAACACGGCGAGCTGAGCTGCCGTTCGGTGGTCGTGGCCACCGGCGCCAAGGCCGCGGCCGACCTGCTGCCCGGGCTGCGCCTGCCGGCCTTCCACCCGGTGACGGTGTTGCACTACGCGGCGCCGAGCGCGCCGTTGCGCGAGCCCGCGCTCGTGTTGGCCGGCGACCGGCGCGGCCCCGTCGCGTACACGATGGTGGCCAGCGAGGTGGACCCGGCGCGCAGCCGGCCGGGGCAGGCGCTCGTCACGGCGGTCGCGCTCGGCGCGGCGGCGACGGAGCCGGCCGGCACGCTGGAGCGCGCCGCGCGCGGCCAGCTCGCGCGCGTCTACGCCACCTCCACCCGCGACTGGCGGCTGCTCGCCGCCTTCCCCGACCCCTACGCGGTGCCGGCCATGCCCGCGCCGCACGACCTGCGCCGCCCGGTGCGGCTGCTGCACGGCCTGTACGTGTGCGGCGACCACCGCGACACCAGTTCGGCCCAGGGCGCGCTGCACTCCGGGCGCCGCGCGGCCCGGGAAGTCCTGCGCGACTTCGGCCTGAACCCGGGCTGCGACGCCACGCCTCTCAGCGCGGCCGCCTGA